The Lycium barbarum isolate Lr01 chromosome 10, ASM1917538v2, whole genome shotgun sequence genome includes a region encoding these proteins:
- the LOC132613831 gene encoding uncharacterized protein LOC132613831 isoform X2 has product MAASNNNNNTIENMYDVALKPRLLRSLLKEYVPDLKHQFRNPSVLSYVVSAIKTHQLLSESGQPESDEKLIENWTAAVDSWINRVVGLASSDTPDKCWAGICLLGVTCQECSTERFLASYAGWFNKLLLHLQSPADSQFVKVATCASLSDLFTRLSGLPNAKKDGISLSAKLIQPLLKQLNEDNFDAEEAIFLLCTILDIFPSSIQRHYDGVEDAIVLRLMSGKCGPSMLKKLGYCLALLPKSRGDEDSWLLMMQKIMVSINIQLNDAFQGLEKESIRTEAMRLLLPPGKDPPPPLGGQSLSRGTADNTMRPEHLQISRISTLISCCCKLLTSSYPFQVAIHVIPLIALAQRVLMVDGSSSPGISYMTTMKQEFFCSELPVLHSHILDLLTSLVKGLGCQLLPHIGSIIRLLTNYFETSALPELRIKMYAIMKVLLMSLGVGLSRHLTDVIVHNSLMDLDEGGTSSVAKQKIYPETTTKTSRKKRKHASTSSSLEEQPDRDVFEVEISPNMASLSVKIAALEALETLLAVGGSWRSESWRVKVDHLLLDVTRNAWKGGWAKDDRGEDYQIAALRALLASLLSPGRTRPPHLSQGLELFRRGTREIGTKVAECCAHALLALEVLIHPRALPLLDLQSSENNYEVGNKWFLGNAHISDRAANNTFHIGTSRKAPDEPDSYNDDLYADWMRNGEDSDAVAADLGKNTDRGIQPPETLRDPSSEKLPSFDTTAVKVSESSKLEEVAPITVAKKSPMEKDEVMVESQLCEKTSKHSEEIPPSKSETLASISGGKSSFQSCSLVSGGNALNTMGSEVQASDTGFASPLMMSLDRGKELMHESDNESMESIPDIVDVEPDSD; this is encoded by the exons ATGGCGGcctctaataataataataatacaattGAAAACATGTACGACGTCGCTTTGAAGCCTCGTCTACTTCGCTCTCTTCTCAAAGAGTATGTTCCGGATTTGAAACATCAGTTTCGAAACCCTTCAGTTCTTTCATATGTTGTTTCCGCCATTAAAACTCATCAGCTATTGTCGGAATCGGGTCAACCCGAATCCGATGAAAAGTTGATTGAAAACTGGACGGCTGCTGTTGATTCATGGATTAATCGAGTTGTCGGTCTTGCCTCTAGCGATACG CCAGATAAATGCTGGGCTGGTATATGTTTGCTTGGGGTGACATGTCAAGAATGCAGTACGGAACGTTTCTTAGCTTCTTATGCTGGCTGGTTTAACAAACTCTTACTCCACCTACAG TCCCCTGCAGATTCTCAGTTTGTGAAGGTAGCTACTTGTGCCTCCCTGTCAGATTTGTTCACAAG GTTGAGTGGATTGCCCAATGCAAAGAAAGATGGTATATCACTCAGTGCAAAACTAATTCAACCATTATTGAAGCAGCTAAACGAGGATAACTTTGATGCT GAAGAAGCTATCTTTCTGTTGTGCACCATTTTAGATATCTTTCCATCTTCCATCCAACGGCATTATGATGGT GTTGAGGATGCTATTGTTTTGAGGCTCATGTCAGGCAAGTGCGGTCCTAGTATGTTGAAG AAGCTTGGTTATTGCTTGGCTTTGCTACCAAAATCAAGAGGGGACGAGGATAGCTGGTTATTGATGATGCAGAAAATCATGGTGTCAATCAACATTCAGCTGAATGATGCCTTCCAGGGTCTAGAGAAAG AATCTATAAGAACTGAGGCCATGAGATTGCTGCTTCCCCCTGGGAAAGACCCACCACCTCCATTAGGGGGCCAATCTTTGTCTAGAGGAACTGCAGACAACACAATGAGGCCTGAGCACTTGCAGATCTCCAGAATCTCTACCCTGATATCTTGTTGTTGTAAATTGCTTACTAGTTCTTACCCATTTCAG GTTGCTATACATGTCATTCCATTAATAGCTCTTGCTCAAAGAGTGCTGATGGTTGATGGTTCCTCATCACCAGGCATCTCCTACATGACTACAATGAAACAAGAATTTTTTTGTTCAGAACTCCCAGTCTTGCATTCACACATATTGGATCTTCTTACATCACTTGTTAAGGGACTGGGATG CCAGTTGCTCCCTCATATTGGCTCTATAATACGACTCCTAACCAACTACTTTGAGACTTCTGCTTTGCCAGAGCTAAGGATAAAGATGTATGCAATTATGAAAGTTCTGCTGATGTCACTGGGGGTTG GGTTATCCAGACACCTTACTGATGTGATTGTTCACAATTCATTGATGGATTTGGATGAGGGAGGCACATCTTCTGTTGCAAAACAGAAGATATATCCAGAGACTACAACAAAGACTTCCCGCAAGAAGAGGAAGCATGCAAGTACAAGTAGTTCTCTTGAGGAGCAGCCTGATAGAGatgtttttgaagtggaaatatccCCAAATATGGCTTCGTTATCTGTTAAGATAGCTGCACTAGAGGCATTGGAAACCCTTCTTGCTGTG GGTGGTTCTTGGAGATCCGAGAGTTGGCGAGTAAAAGTTGATCACCTTCTTTTGGATGTTACCAGAAATGCTTGGAAAGGAGGGTGGGCCAAGGATGACAGAGGCGAAGACTATCAAATTGCAGCTTTACGAGCACTTCTGGCTTCTCTGCTCTCTCCTGGACGCACTCGCCCGCCACACCTATCTCAGGGGCTTGAACTTTTCCGCAGAG GGACACGAGAAATAGGAACTAAAGTTGCTGAATGTTGTGCACACGCTCTTTTGGCATTGGAAGTGCTTATACATCCCAGGGCCCTTCCATTGTTAGATCTCCAGTCCAGTGAAAACAATTACGAAGTAGGAAATAAGTGGTTTTTGGGGAATGCACACATCAGTGACCGTGCAGCAAATAACACATTCCACATTGGCACGTCCAGAAAGGCCCCTGACGAGCCAGACTCTTATAATGATGACCTCTACGCAGATTGGATGCGAAATGGTGAAGATTCGGATGCCGTGGCAGCTGATCTTGGAAAAAATACGGATAGAGGTATTCAACCCCCAGAAACATTGAGAGATCCTTCATCAGAAAAGCTTCCATCTTTTGATACCACGGCAGTAAAAGTTTCTGAAAGCAGTAAATTGGAGGAAGTTGCGCCTATTACTGTTGCTAAGAAAAGTCCCATGGAGAAGGATGAGGTCATGGTTGAATCACAACTCTGTGAAAAAACAAGTAAGCATTCTGAAGAGATCCCGCCGTCCAAGTCTGAAACTCTTGCTTCGATTAGTGGTGGGAAAAGCAGCTTTCAATCCTGTTCCCTTGTTTCTGGCGGCAATGCTTTAAATACAatgggtagtgaagttcaagctAGCGATACTGGATTTGCTTCGCCACTGATGATGAGTTTAGACAGAGGTAAAGAGTTGATGCATGAATCAGATAATGAGTCCATGGAGTCAATTCctgatattgttgatgttgagCCCGATTCTGATTAA
- the LOC132613954 gene encoding diphosphomevalonate decarboxylase 1-like produces MGEQSEKWVLMETAQTPTNIAVIKYWGKRDENLILAINDSISVTLDPAHLCTTTTVAVSPSFDQDRMWLNGKEISLAGGRYQNCLREIRARASDVEDEKKGIKITKNDWQNLHVHVASYNNFPTAAGLASSAAGFACLVFSLAKLMNVQEDNGRLSAIARQGSGSACRSLYGGFVKWVMGKEDNGSDSIAVPLVDEKHWDELVIIICVVSSRQKETSSTSGMRETVETSALIEHRAKEVVPKRIIQMEEAIQNRDFPTFAQLTCSDSNQFHAVCMDTSPPIFYMNDTSHRVIGCVEKWNRSEGTPQVAYTFDAGPNAVLIARNRKAATLMLQRLLFHFPPNSDTDLNSYVIGDKSILKDAGIQDLKDVEALPPPPEIKDKVPAQKYKGEISYFICTRPGRGPVLLTDESQALLNPETGLPK; encoded by the exons ATGGGAGAACAATCAGAAAAATGGGTTCTTATGGAAACTGCTCAAACACCAACAAATATAGCAGTGATTAAGTATTGGGGGAAAAGAGATGAGAATTTAATACTTGCTATTAATGATAGTATTAGTGTTACTCTTGATCCTGCTCATCTTTGTACTACTACCACTGTTGCTGTTAGCCCTTCTTTTGATCAAGATCGCATGTGGCTCAATggaaag GAAATATCTCTTGCTGGAGGCAGGTACCAAAATTGTCTAAGAGAAATTCGAGCTCGTGCTAGTGATGTTGAGGATGAGAAGAAGGGTATCAAGATCACGAAAAATGATTGGCAGAACTTACATGTGCATGTTGCTTCTTACAATAATTTCCCTACTGCTGCTGGTCTGGCTTCCTCGGCTGCTGGTTTTGCCTGCCTCG TTTTTTCCCTTGCAAAGTTAATGAATGTGCAAGAGGACAATGGGAGACTTTCTGCCATAGCAAG GCAAGGTTCAGGAAGTGCTTGTCGAAGCTTGTACGGAGGATTTGTCAAGTGGGTCATGGGAAAG GAGGACAATGGTAGCGATAGCATTGCTGTTCCGCTTGTAGACGAGAAGCACTGGGATGAGCTTGTTATTATCATTTGCGTG GTGAGCTCACGGCAGAAGGAAACAAGTAGCACCTCAGGAATGCGTGAGACTGTTGAAACCAGTGCGCTTATAGAACACAGAGCAAAG GAAGTAGTACCAAAACGCATTATTCAGATGGAAGAAGCTATACAAAATCGCGATTTTCCAACTTTTGCTCAACTGACTTGTTCTGACAGCAATCAATTTCATGCAGTCTGCATGGATACTAGCCCTCCTATATTCTACATGAACGACACATCTCATAG GGTAATTGGCTGTGTCGAGAAATGGAACCGTTCAGAAGGAACTCCACAG GTTGCATACACCTTTGATGCTGGGCCAAATGCTGTTCTGATTGCACGTAACAGAAAGGCTGCCACGCTTATGCTTCAGAGGCTGCTCTTCCACTTCCCTCCAAATTCAGATACCGATCTAAACAG CTACGTCATAGGCGATAAGTCAATTCTGAAGGATGCTGGGATTCAGGATCTAAAGGATGTGGAAGCATTGCCTCCTCCACCTGAAATTAAGGACAAGGTTCCGGCTCAGAAATACAAGGGCGAAATAAGCTACTTCATCTGCACAAGACCCGGTAGAGGTCCAGTTTTGTTGACTGATGAAAGCCAGGCTCTCCTCAACCCTGAAACTGGATTGCCCAAGTGA
- the LOC132613831 gene encoding uncharacterized protein LOC132613831 isoform X1 codes for MAASNNNNNTIENMYDVALKPRLLRSLLKEYVPDLKHQFRNPSVLSYVVSAIKTHQLLSESGQPESDEKLIENWTAAVDSWINRVVGLASSDTPDKCWAGICLLGVTCQECSTERFLASYAGWFNKLLLHLQSPADSQFVKVATCASLSDLFTRLSGLPNAKKDGISLSAKLIQPLLKQLNEDNFDAVWEEAIFLLCTILDIFPSSIQRHYDGVEDAIVLRLMSGKCGPSMLKKLGYCLALLPKSRGDEDSWLLMMQKIMVSINIQLNDAFQGLEKESIRTEAMRLLLPPGKDPPPPLGGQSLSRGTADNTMRPEHLQISRISTLISCCCKLLTSSYPFQVAIHVIPLIALAQRVLMVDGSSSPGISYMTTMKQEFFCSELPVLHSHILDLLTSLVKGLGCQLLPHIGSIIRLLTNYFETSALPELRIKMYAIMKVLLMSLGVGLSRHLTDVIVHNSLMDLDEGGTSSVAKQKIYPETTTKTSRKKRKHASTSSSLEEQPDRDVFEVEISPNMASLSVKIAALEALETLLAVGGSWRSESWRVKVDHLLLDVTRNAWKGGWAKDDRGEDYQIAALRALLASLLSPGRTRPPHLSQGLELFRRGTREIGTKVAECCAHALLALEVLIHPRALPLLDLQSSENNYEVGNKWFLGNAHISDRAANNTFHIGTSRKAPDEPDSYNDDLYADWMRNGEDSDAVAADLGKNTDRGIQPPETLRDPSSEKLPSFDTTAVKVSESSKLEEVAPITVAKKSPMEKDEVMVESQLCEKTSKHSEEIPPSKSETLASISGGKSSFQSCSLVSGGNALNTMGSEVQASDTGFASPLMMSLDRGKELMHESDNESMESIPDIVDVEPDSD; via the exons ATGGCGGcctctaataataataataatacaattGAAAACATGTACGACGTCGCTTTGAAGCCTCGTCTACTTCGCTCTCTTCTCAAAGAGTATGTTCCGGATTTGAAACATCAGTTTCGAAACCCTTCAGTTCTTTCATATGTTGTTTCCGCCATTAAAACTCATCAGCTATTGTCGGAATCGGGTCAACCCGAATCCGATGAAAAGTTGATTGAAAACTGGACGGCTGCTGTTGATTCATGGATTAATCGAGTTGTCGGTCTTGCCTCTAGCGATACG CCAGATAAATGCTGGGCTGGTATATGTTTGCTTGGGGTGACATGTCAAGAATGCAGTACGGAACGTTTCTTAGCTTCTTATGCTGGCTGGTTTAACAAACTCTTACTCCACCTACAG TCCCCTGCAGATTCTCAGTTTGTGAAGGTAGCTACTTGTGCCTCCCTGTCAGATTTGTTCACAAG GTTGAGTGGATTGCCCAATGCAAAGAAAGATGGTATATCACTCAGTGCAAAACTAATTCAACCATTATTGAAGCAGCTAAACGAGGATAACTTTGATGCTGTATGG GAAGAAGCTATCTTTCTGTTGTGCACCATTTTAGATATCTTTCCATCTTCCATCCAACGGCATTATGATGGT GTTGAGGATGCTATTGTTTTGAGGCTCATGTCAGGCAAGTGCGGTCCTAGTATGTTGAAG AAGCTTGGTTATTGCTTGGCTTTGCTACCAAAATCAAGAGGGGACGAGGATAGCTGGTTATTGATGATGCAGAAAATCATGGTGTCAATCAACATTCAGCTGAATGATGCCTTCCAGGGTCTAGAGAAAG AATCTATAAGAACTGAGGCCATGAGATTGCTGCTTCCCCCTGGGAAAGACCCACCACCTCCATTAGGGGGCCAATCTTTGTCTAGAGGAACTGCAGACAACACAATGAGGCCTGAGCACTTGCAGATCTCCAGAATCTCTACCCTGATATCTTGTTGTTGTAAATTGCTTACTAGTTCTTACCCATTTCAG GTTGCTATACATGTCATTCCATTAATAGCTCTTGCTCAAAGAGTGCTGATGGTTGATGGTTCCTCATCACCAGGCATCTCCTACATGACTACAATGAAACAAGAATTTTTTTGTTCAGAACTCCCAGTCTTGCATTCACACATATTGGATCTTCTTACATCACTTGTTAAGGGACTGGGATG CCAGTTGCTCCCTCATATTGGCTCTATAATACGACTCCTAACCAACTACTTTGAGACTTCTGCTTTGCCAGAGCTAAGGATAAAGATGTATGCAATTATGAAAGTTCTGCTGATGTCACTGGGGGTTG GGTTATCCAGACACCTTACTGATGTGATTGTTCACAATTCATTGATGGATTTGGATGAGGGAGGCACATCTTCTGTTGCAAAACAGAAGATATATCCAGAGACTACAACAAAGACTTCCCGCAAGAAGAGGAAGCATGCAAGTACAAGTAGTTCTCTTGAGGAGCAGCCTGATAGAGatgtttttgaagtggaaatatccCCAAATATGGCTTCGTTATCTGTTAAGATAGCTGCACTAGAGGCATTGGAAACCCTTCTTGCTGTG GGTGGTTCTTGGAGATCCGAGAGTTGGCGAGTAAAAGTTGATCACCTTCTTTTGGATGTTACCAGAAATGCTTGGAAAGGAGGGTGGGCCAAGGATGACAGAGGCGAAGACTATCAAATTGCAGCTTTACGAGCACTTCTGGCTTCTCTGCTCTCTCCTGGACGCACTCGCCCGCCACACCTATCTCAGGGGCTTGAACTTTTCCGCAGAG GGACACGAGAAATAGGAACTAAAGTTGCTGAATGTTGTGCACACGCTCTTTTGGCATTGGAAGTGCTTATACATCCCAGGGCCCTTCCATTGTTAGATCTCCAGTCCAGTGAAAACAATTACGAAGTAGGAAATAAGTGGTTTTTGGGGAATGCACACATCAGTGACCGTGCAGCAAATAACACATTCCACATTGGCACGTCCAGAAAGGCCCCTGACGAGCCAGACTCTTATAATGATGACCTCTACGCAGATTGGATGCGAAATGGTGAAGATTCGGATGCCGTGGCAGCTGATCTTGGAAAAAATACGGATAGAGGTATTCAACCCCCAGAAACATTGAGAGATCCTTCATCAGAAAAGCTTCCATCTTTTGATACCACGGCAGTAAAAGTTTCTGAAAGCAGTAAATTGGAGGAAGTTGCGCCTATTACTGTTGCTAAGAAAAGTCCCATGGAGAAGGATGAGGTCATGGTTGAATCACAACTCTGTGAAAAAACAAGTAAGCATTCTGAAGAGATCCCGCCGTCCAAGTCTGAAACTCTTGCTTCGATTAGTGGTGGGAAAAGCAGCTTTCAATCCTGTTCCCTTGTTTCTGGCGGCAATGCTTTAAATACAatgggtagtgaagttcaagctAGCGATACTGGATTTGCTTCGCCACTGATGATGAGTTTAGACAGAGGTAAAGAGTTGATGCATGAATCAGATAATGAGTCCATGGAGTCAATTCctgatattgttgatgttgagCCCGATTCTGATTAA